Proteins encoded within one genomic window of Acidithiobacillus sp. AMEEHan:
- a CDS encoding tRNA-binding protein, whose translation MDTISFDDFLKVEIRVGKIIEAVEFVGARKPAYILHVDFGEQFGIKKSSAQITALYKPEDLVGRLVVAVVNFPRKQIGPIMSECLVTGFHNELGEVALCIPDKPVPLGTRLL comes from the coding sequence ATGGATACGATCAGTTTTGATGACTTCCTGAAGGTTGAGATTCGAGTTGGCAAGATCATTGAGGCAGTCGAATTTGTGGGGGCCAGAAAGCCCGCCTACATTCTTCACGTCGATTTCGGCGAGCAGTTTGGCATCAAAAAGTCTAGTGCTCAGATCACCGCGCTCTACAAACCGGAGGACCTTGTCGGCCGGCTCGTCGTTGCGGTTGTTAACTTCCCGCGAAAGCAGATCGGACCAATCATGTCGGAGTGTCTGGTCACGGGATTTCACAACGAGCTCGGCGAGGTGGCGTTGTGCATTCCAGACAAGCCGGTGCCGCTGGGAACTCGATTGCTATGA